Within the Candidatus Anaeroferrophillus wilburensis genome, the region TAAAACACTGATGCTCCGCGCTATCGCCGATCTCGACCCCCACGGCGGCAACGTTACCCTCGACGATTGCGATTGCCAGTCCATCAGCGCGCCCCAATGGCGTACCAGGGTAGCTCTGCTGCCGGCAGAAAGCAGCTGGTGGTATGATTCGGTGGGCGAACACTTCACTGCGGTGAATGAGGAGTATTTTTCCTTTCTGGGGTTCAATTCATCAGTCGTCAGCTGGCCGATCACCCGACTGTCCAGTGGTGAAAGGCAGCGGCTGGCACTGCTGCGGCTGCTGACCAACAATCCTGACGCCTTGCTGCTTGACGAGCCTACCGCCAATCTCGATGGCGAAAATACCCGGCTGGTGGAAAAGCTTCTCTCCCTCTACCAGCAGCAGACGGGAGCATCCATCTTCTGGGTCGCCCATGACCACA harbors:
- a CDS encoding ATP-binding cassette domain-containing protein, with protein sequence MATLTISNLRFHHLGPFSFQIPAGECLAISGPSGAGKTLMLRAIADLDPHGGNVTLDDCDCQSISAPQWRTRVALLPAESSWWYDSVGEHFTAVNEEYFSFLGFNSSVVSWPITRLSSGERQRLALLRLLTNNPDALLLDEPTANLDGENTRLVEKLLSLYQQQTGASIFWVAHDHRQISRITTMHYRLEAGELTRVKGER